The following proteins are encoded in a genomic region of Oncorhynchus kisutch isolate 150728-3 linkage group LG6, Okis_V2, whole genome shotgun sequence:
- the LOC109892661 gene encoding rho-related GTP-binding protein RhoG-like has protein sequence MQTIKCVVVGDGAVGKTCLLISYTTNAFPEEYIPTVFDNYSAQISVDGRAISLNLWDTAGQEEYDRLRTLSYPQTNVFIICFSIGSPSSHANVRHKWHPEVSHHCPGVPVLLVGTKQDLRGDTEAVKKLKEHGLTPTTQQQGNALAKQIGAVKYLECSALMQEGVREVFAEAVRAVLYPVTKKNDKKCVLL, from the coding sequence ATGCAGACCATAAAGTGTGTGGTGGTGGGTGATGGCGCTGTGGGTAAGACTTGCCTGCTCATCTCCTACACCACCAACGCCTTCCCAGAGGAGTACATTCCCACCGTGTTCGACAACTACAGCGCCCAGATAAGTGTGGATGGCCGCGCCATCAGCCTCAACCTGTGGGACACGGCAGGCCAGGAGGAATACGACCGCCTGCGCACCCTCTCCTACCCCCAGACCAACGTCTTCATCATCTGCTTCTCCATCGGCAGCCCCTCCTCTCATGCCAACGTACGGCACAAGTGGCACCCAGAGGTATCCCACCACTGCCCCGGAGTTCCAGTGCTGCTGGTGGGCACCAAGCAGGATCTGCGTGGAGATACGGAGGCGGTAAAGAAGTTGAAGGAGCACGGCCTGACCCCCACCACCCAACAGCAGGGCAATGCCTTAGCCAAGCAGATTGGTGCTGTCAAATACCTGGAGTGCTCAGCTCTGATGCAGGAAGGCGTGAGGGAGGTGTTTGCAGAGGCTGTGCGAGCTGTGCTCTACCCCGTTACCAAGAAGAATGACAAGAAGTGTGTTCTGTTATAA